One genomic window of Amphiura filiformis chromosome 3, Afil_fr2py, whole genome shotgun sequence includes the following:
- the LOC140147828 gene encoding uncharacterized protein, translating to MALMKKVLLPLCVLILTFMICVYIPSSTTSIITITSPKAMPPRNRPYRARMPSQDTNTSDDRGSFVRSLDSSHTTRPKQPPRVLSERDEIIANKQNSTLTTSDMVTKQMAARQYENKRTEIMDTVKTESETSTTSKHVISNVLMNGDEGAYAQTAREVTNDTAIQQDVYNKEEFGVDDVHSKIYNISQDEVKSNDESLRQLNATNGSIAVTSWVNQATSILSTGNDSSNENCKPITKIVFLKTHKTGSTTMASIFERFGYRRNLMFALPRSKHYFSFSSFFSRKGVVPLPQVLAISHPHFDILDNHAVYYRPEMEKTVPNATYITILRDPVTQLESSFGYFEMAKGMGISKHPNPLEMFMQNPHSYYDNDTIKYNMKARSRNGQLYDLGFINTKLFDNTNAILKKIDSLDKEFHLVLITEYFDESLILMKKQLCWSFDDIIYISNGIRSKSHRFTISDKLKTKIRQWNAGDVLLYNHFNRTLWQKIKDYGPTFQADLEEFRRLEKEALNRCVDTKTLDRHDKREDKFILNPEHSGKYCQDLLRADVPYTALLRKKMREISIRAVEKISLRRSQVNNRQKRRMRKPMSSKIMKR from the exons ATGGCGCTGATGAAGAAAGTGTTATTGCCTTTATGTGTGCTGATTTTAACCTTTATGATATGTGTGTATATTCCGTCCAGTACAACAAGCATCATTACAATAACTTCTCCAAAAGCAATGCCCCCGCGTAATAG ACCATATAGAGCCAGAATGCCTTCACAAGACACCAACACCTCAGATGACCGAGGTTCTTTTGTCAGAAGCTTGGATTCATCTCATACAACTCGGCCTAAACAACCACCACGTGTCTTATCTGAAAGAGACGAAATTATTGCAAATAAACAGAACAGTACGTTAACAACGAGTGACATGGTGACGAAACAAATGGCTGCAAGACAGTACGAAAATAAGAGAACTGAAATTATGGACACGGTTAAAACTGAATCAGAAACATCCACAACGTCTAAGCATGTTATTAGCAATGTTTTGATGAATGGAGACGAAGGAGCGTATGCGCAAACGGCACGTGAAGTAACAAACGACACTGCAATACAACAGGATGTTTATAATAAAGAAGAGTTTGGTGTCGATGATGTACAcagtaaaatatataatatatctcAGGACGAAGTGAAAAGTAACGACGAGTCTTTAAGGCAATTAAATGCAACCAACGGAAGCATAGCAGTCACTTCTTGGGTAAACCAAGCAACAAGTATACTCAGTACTGGAAACGACAGTTCTAACGAAAATTGCAAGCCTATCACTAAAATCGTATTTCTAAAAACTCATAAAACGGGCAGTACTACAATGGCCTCGATATTTGAAAGGTTTGGATATCGCCGAAATTTGATGTTTGCTCTTCCAcgatcaaaacattatttttcatttagTAGTTTCTTCTCTAGAAAGGGCGTGGTTCCTTTACCACAAGTGCTTGCTATATCTCATCCACACTTTGATATACTTGACAATCATGCCGTGTACTATCGGCCAGAGATGGAAAAAACAGTGCCTAATGCAACCTATATCACAATTTTACGTGATCCCGTAACCCAACTAGAATCTTCCTTTGGTTATTTTGAAATGGCTAAAGGCATGGGAATAAGCAAACATCCTAATCCGTTGGAAATGTTCATGCAAAACCCGCATTCCTATTATGATAATGATACCATCAAGTACAATATGAAAGCGCGTAGTAGAAATGGTCAACTTTATGATTTGGGATTTATCAATACGAAACTTTTCGACAATACAAATGCAATTCTTAAGAAAATTGATTCCCTTGATAAGGAATTTCATTTAGTTTTGATCACTGAATACTTCGATGAATCgttgattttgatgaaaaaacaaCTATGTTGGAGTTTTGATGATATTATCTATATATCTAACGGAATACGCAGTAAAAGTCATCGATTTACAATTTCTGATAAGTTAAAAACGAAAATACGTCAGTGGAACGCCGGTGATGTTTTACTTTATAATCACTTTAACAGAACTTTGTGGCAGAAAATCAAAGATTACGGACCAACTTTTCAAGCGGATTTAGAAGAATTTAGACGTTTAGAAAAAGAAGCCTTAAATAGATGTGTAGACACAAAGACACTTGACAGACATGATAAAAGAGAAGATAAGTTTATACTTAATCCAGAGCATTCGGGAAAATACTGTCAGGATTTGTTACGCGCAGATGTGCCTTACACTGCTTTACTAAGAAAGAAGATGAGAGAAATTAGCATTCGTGCTGTAGAAAAGATTTCTCTTCGTCGTAGTCAAGTAAATAACAGACAGAAGAGAAGAATGAGGAAGCCGATGAGCTCAAAAATAATGAAAAGGTGA
- the LOC140147578 gene encoding uncharacterized protein — MALMKKVLLPLCVLILTLMICVYIPSSTTSIITIYSPKAMPRSRPFTGETSSQQTNNSDAQGALIRNLDSTYSSKNTTQPKEPTRVLTDQILANKRNVEMVTKQIEASRTERQNENTRIERMETESDMTFYHLLSNVSTASQYYYGSGNEDEGTNKQSADKLTNGIARQQEVHTKEESDSYDQDEVEFLRNINAISAKISSISVTHGINKETNNILSTRNDSSDENCKPITKIVFLKTHKTGSTTMASIFERFGYRRNLMFALPRSSHIFATNSFFSRKGVLPLPQVLARSHPYFDILDNHAVYYRPEMEKTVPNATYITILRDPVTQLESAFGYFEMAKGMGISKHPNPFEMFMQKPHFYYDTTKYTMKTRSRNGQLYDLGFINTKLFNNTSAILKKIVSLDEEFHLVLITEYFDESLILMKKTTLLEF; from the exons ATGGCGCTGATGAAGAAAGTTTTGTTGCCTTTATGTGTGCTGATTTTAACCTTGATGATATGTGTGTATATTCCGTCCAGTACAACAAGCATCATtacaatttattctccaaaagCAATGCCCCGTAGTAG ACCATTTACAGGAGAAACGTCTTCACAACAAACCAACAACTCCGATGCCCAAGGGGCTCTTATCAGGAACCTGGATTCAACTTACTCTTCTAAAAACACAACCCAACCCAAAGAACCAACGCGTGTCTTAACAGATCAAATTCTAGCAAATAAACGAAACGTCGAAATGGTGACGAAACAAATTGAAGCATCTAGGACAGAAAGACAGAATGAAAATACGAGAATTGAAAGAATGGAAACGGAATCAGATATGACGTTTTATCATCTTTTAAGCAATGTTTCAACAGCAAGTCAATATTATTATGGTAGTGGGAATGAAGACGAAGGAACAAATAAGCAAAGCGCGGATAAATTAACAAACGGCATTGCGAGACAACAGGAAGTCCATACCAAGGAGGAGTCTGATTCATATGATCAGGACGAAGTCGAGTTTTTAAGAAACATAAATGCAATCAGTGCAAAAATCAGCAGCATATCAGTTACTCATGGgataaacaaagaaacaaataataTACTCAGTACTAGAAACGACAGTTCTGACGAAAATTGCAAGCCTATCACTAAAATCGTATTTCTAAAAACTCATAAAACGGGCAGTACTACAATGGCTTCCATATTTGAAAGGTTTGGATATCGCCGAAATTTGATGTTTGCTCTTCCACGATCAAGTCATATTTTTGCAACAAATAGTTTTTTCTCTAGAAAGGGCGTGCTTCCTTTACCACAAGTGCTTGCTAGATCACATCCATACTTCGATATACTTGACAATCATGCAGTGTACTATCGGCCAGAGATGGAAAAAACAGTGCCTAATGCAACCTATATCACAATTTTACGTGATCCCGTAACCCAACTAGAATCTGCTTTTGGTTATTTTGAAATGGCTAAAGGCATGGGAATAAGCAAACATCCTAATCCGTTCGAAATGTTCATGCAAAAGCCGCATTTCTATTATGACACTACTAAGTACACCATGAAAACGCGTAGCAGAAATGGTCAACTTTATGATTTGGGTTTTATCAATACGAAACTTTTCAACAACACAAGTGCAATTCTTAAGAAAATTGTTTCCCTTGATGAGGAATTTCATTTAGTTTTGATCACTGAATACTTCGATGAATCgttgattttgatgaaaaaaacaaCTCTGTTGGAGTTTTGA